A genomic segment from Rubrobacter tropicus encodes:
- the pknB gene encoding Stk1 family PASTA domain-containing Ser/Thr kinase: MQQLVDNRYRLQQPLGSGGMAEVFLAHDDVLDRDVALKVMSVRYAGDEEFVERFKREAQSAAALSHPNIVSIFDRGEADDGTYYIAMEYLSGGTLKDRILKRGALPPRTAAAVALQIAEALKAAHERDVIHRDIKPHNILITGSGDVKVTDFGIARAASSSTMTRTGHILGTAHYISPEQAMGEPVGPASDLYSLGVVLYEMLTGEMPFDADTPLGIAMKHVNGHLVPPQILNEAVPDGINAVTVRLLAKDPADRYGSDAELIEDLERVVAGLDPAGATTEMMTAAMPAAATRVGPQQPPQSVRRKGKRRRRAMPLILALLALLILAPLAWAGYSLLGNQQEEAPPPAMISVPDLVNMDVDRAEDEFGDDFDIETTAEREDEQSVGTILSQDPESGGEAREGSTISVEVVGTQVADIPNVVGDDRNVAEEALRDAGFEVSTDEKESSFEDEDLVIGQEPGGGRTVERGSEVTITVGTGPDTVEVPDVTGNNLDQAQPILERAGLTLGEVVEDYSDTVPEGSIISQDPVDGESLEPGDEVDVTVSLGVQQVEVPAVYGATLSEAQALLENAGLFSSPVEVPGDEAAGTALETDPGVGALVDPGSTLTLYYSAGPPEPTVASPEPTTTEPDNQNRPGNSGNGNGGNGNGRPNGGSNVPPNVQENVNNNDNVPGGGQGNGNGRPNRGNRGGND, from the coding sequence ATGCAACAGCTCGTAGACAACCGCTACCGCCTGCAGCAGCCGCTCGGGTCCGGGGGCATGGCCGAGGTCTTTCTGGCCCACGACGACGTCCTGGACAGGGACGTGGCCCTCAAGGTGATGAGCGTCAGGTACGCGGGCGACGAGGAGTTCGTCGAGCGCTTCAAGCGCGAGGCCCAGAGTGCCGCGGCCCTCTCCCACCCGAACATCGTCTCCATCTTCGATCGGGGCGAGGCCGACGACGGGACGTACTACATCGCGATGGAGTACCTCTCGGGCGGGACCTTGAAGGACCGCATCCTGAAGCGCGGGGCGCTTCCGCCGCGGACGGCGGCAGCCGTTGCCTTGCAGATCGCGGAGGCGCTCAAGGCGGCGCACGAGCGGGACGTGATCCACCGCGACATAAAACCCCACAACATCCTCATCACCGGCTCGGGCGACGTGAAGGTGACGGACTTCGGCATAGCCCGCGCCGCCTCCTCATCGACGATGACCCGCACGGGCCACATCCTCGGCACGGCCCACTACATCTCCCCCGAACAGGCGATGGGCGAGCCCGTCGGCCCGGCGAGCGACCTCTACTCCCTGGGCGTCGTCCTCTACGAGATGCTCACGGGCGAGATGCCTTTTGATGCGGATACGCCCCTCGGGATAGCGATGAAGCACGTCAACGGCCACCTCGTGCCGCCCCAGATACTGAACGAGGCCGTCCCCGACGGCATAAACGCCGTGACCGTGCGGCTCCTGGCAAAAGACCCGGCCGACCGCTACGGGAGCGACGCGGAGCTAATAGAGGACCTGGAGCGCGTCGTGGCCGGCCTCGACCCGGCGGGCGCGACCACAGAGATGATGACGGCCGCCATGCCCGCCGCGGCGACGCGCGTCGGCCCCCAGCAGCCCCCGCAGAGCGTCCGCCGCAAGGGGAAACGCCGCAGGAGGGCGATGCCCCTGATACTGGCGCTCCTGGCCCTCCTCATCCTGGCCCCCCTCGCCTGGGCCGGGTACTCGTTGCTCGGCAACCAGCAGGAAGAAGCCCCCCCGCCCGCGATGATCTCCGTCCCGGACCTCGTAAACATGGACGTGGACCGGGCCGAGGACGAGTTCGGGGACGACTTCGACATAGAGACCACGGCCGAGAGGGAAGATGAGCAGTCCGTGGGCACGATCCTGAGCCAGGACCCGGAGAGCGGCGGGGAGGCCAGGGAGGGCTCGACGATCTCGGTGGAGGTCGTGGGCACGCAGGTCGCGGACATTCCCAACGTCGTCGGCGATGACAGAAACGTGGCCGAAGAAGCCCTGAGAGACGCGGGCTTCGAGGTCTCCACCGACGAAAAAGAGAGCTCTTTCGAGGACGAGGACCTGGTCATCGGCCAGGAGCCCGGCGGCGGGAGGACCGTCGAGAGGGGCTCCGAGGTCACCATAACCGTCGGGACCGGGCCCGACACCGTGGAGGTGCCGGACGTGACCGGGAACAACCTGGACCAGGCGCAGCCGATCCTCGAAAGAGCCGGCCTGACGCTCGGGGAGGTGGTCGAAGATTACAGCGACACCGTGCCGGAAGGCTCGATCATCTCCCAGGACCCGGTCGACGGGGAGAGCCTGGAGCCGGGCGATGAAGTCGACGTAACGGTGAGCCTCGGCGTGCAGCAGGTCGAGGTCCCCGCAGTGTACGGTGCCACCCTCTCCGAAGCCCAGGCGTTGCTCGAGAACGCAGGCCTCTTCTCCAGTCCTGTCGAGGTGCCTGGCGACGAGGCGGCCGGCACGGCGCTGGAGACGGACCCCGGGGTCGGTGCGCTCGTCGATCCCGGCTCCACGCTTACCCTCTACTACAGCGCGGGCCCGCCAGAACCAACGGTGGCCTCTCCGGAACCGACCACGACGGAGCCGGACAACCAGAACCGACCCGGCAACAGCGGTAACGGGAACGGGGGCAATGGGAACGGCAGGCCGAACGGCGGCAGCAACGTCCCACCCAACGTGCAGGAGAACGTAAACAATAACGACAACGTGCCAGGCGGCGGACAGGGTAATGGGAACGGCAGGCCGAACCGCGGCAACAGGGGTGGTAACGACTAG